The following are encoded together in the Neofelis nebulosa isolate mNeoNeb1 chromosome 9, mNeoNeb1.pri, whole genome shotgun sequence genome:
- the C9H2orf74 gene encoding uncharacterized protein C2orf74 homolog has product MSLLANPLAFEITAITFFILLLICFICILLLLVVFLYKCFQSKKDVQTEKRPCADGNGGEGCLAANVEANISRDQEKTLLTQIIDLNAPMRPGILVQRRSKEVLITPLEEKENMEEEGEDVVREKQEPKNAEGNGQEDDDLQKPPIPITSSQSAVENHRRPLKGVTFSREVIVVDLGKEYPKPQSYPLEHKERKLAQKSVGKRNVNLDEQ; this is encoded by the exons ATGAGTCTTCTGGCTAATCCTCTGGCCTTTGAAATCACCGCAATCACTTTCTTCATCCTCCTTCTAATTTGCTTCATTTGCATCCTCCTTTTATTGGtggtttttttatataaatg TTTCCAAAGCAAGAAAGATGTACAGACAGAAAAACGCCCTTGTGCAGATGGTAATGGAGGTGAAGGTTGTTTAGCTGCTAATGTGGAGGCGAACATTTCAAGAGACCAAGAAAA GACTCTCCTGACACAAATCATAGACTTGAACGCACCCATGAGGCCTGGCATTCTTGTCCAGAGACGGAGTAAAGAAGTGTTGATCACACccttagaagagaaagaaaacatggaagaagagggggaggacgTAGTAAGAGAGAAGCAAGAACCTAAGAATGCTGAAGGAAATGGTCAAGAG GATGATGATTTGCAAAAACCACCCATACCTATCACCAGCAGTCAATCAGCTGTTGAAAACCACAGAAGACCTTTAAAAGGAGTGACATTTTCTAGGGAGGTAATTGTTGTGGACCTTGGGAAGGAATACCCGAAACCTCAAAGCTACCCTTTAgaacataaagagagaaaattagcTCAGAAAAGTGTGGGTAAACGAAATGTAAACTTAGATGAACAATGA